The genomic segment TTATAGATGAGTTGATCACCAGGCCTTACTGGTTTACGAAAACGGGCCTTATCCACCCCGGCAAAAAAGGCCAATTTTTTACCAACCGCATCTGGCTCGGTATAAAAGGCATGAACACAGCCAACCTGAGCAAGTCCTTCAAGCATAAGTACCCCTGGCATAACGGGCTCCCCGGGAAAATGACCCTGGAAATACTGCTCGTTAAAGGTCACATTTTTCAACCCGACAATTTCCTTACCGGGATCAATAGATAGGATACGGTCAACCATGACGAAGGGATAACGGTGTGGCAACAGATCTAAAATCCCTACAATATCTATTTCTCCTGGAGTAATAACATCACTCATATTCTCTCCTTTATCATTTGCGCAGTGATCTCTGCCCGCAAGGGAACCAAGAGACTTGCGCAAAGTATTTAATGCTTTTTAATTTTTTCCTGCAAGCTCTTCTACGCTCTTTTTCAGGGCACGAATATCTTTTTGCATCTCCGGAAGCTTCGTGGTCAAGACCACGGACTTTCGCCATTGCTTAATAGGCCGGGCCGGAATACCGCCAACCACTGCGCCAGCAGACAGATTAGAGAGGACACCAGAACCTCCTGCTATCATCACTCCATCTCCTATCTGCAGATGACCCACAGCCGCAGCTTTTCCACCCATGACAACATTACGCCCAAGGCTTGTTGAACCAGAAATACCCACCTGAGAAACAATAAGAGAGTTTTCGCCAACCACAACATTATGGGCAATCTGGACAAGATTATCTATTTTAGCCCCGGATTTTATCCAGGTCAGACCATAGGTAGCACGATCAACGCAACTATTGGCACCGATCTCGACATTATCATCGACACGCACGGTACCTACCTGTGGACGTTTATAGTGAAAGCCCATCTTGTCAGTGGCATAGCCATAGCCATCACTACCAATAACCGTCCCTGAATGGATAGTAACGCCATTACCAAGCTGGGAGCCATCGGCAATAGTTACATTGGCCTTAAGAAGACAATCCTCACCAATGGTCACATCATCGCCAATGGCAACCCCGGATTCTATTCTCGTGCGAGGACCAATAACAACCCGATTACCAATACTCACCAGGGCCTTAATGGTTACTTCCGAGGAGATTTGACAGCCCTCACCCACAAATGCAGAGCGGTGAATACCCTCGGGAGAGAATTCATCCTCTAGCAAAAATGTGTGGATTTTTGCCGCAGCAAGATAGGCATCATCTACCTTAATAAGGGTAGCAGGACTCTCAACCTCAACCTTACGATGCACAATAACAGCACCTGCCTTGGTGCTGGTGAGGAGATCCTGATCGCCGGCCTTTACTAAAAAGGTAATATCACCTTCTCCTGCTGTTTCAAGGGAGACAAAATTCCCCACAAGCACCTCTCCGTCCCCTATTACCTCTCCATCAACCAGCTCAGCAAGCATCGCCACTGTTATGTTTTCTTTCATATTGGCCCTATTAAAAAATTCACGAAAAAAGCAAGGGCTACTGGTATAAAAAGTAGCACCTTCGTCTCCTGTCATAGTCAAGAAGTTCAGCCTGCCACCCCTGCTCGAGCGTCACCACGGATTCCCCTGCCTCAAGTGCCTCTCGCAAGGCCCTGTCACCAAGAATGAGATCCATGGGCAATTTCTCATATTCATACTCGTAGGGTGGCTTTTTATACTCAAATTGTTGTCGATAAACAAGCATCGCTGCCTGCAGGAGGATCATTCCTACCCGATATGAGTTAAAATCTTTTCTTGACTGTATATGAAGTTGAAAACCCGTACAGGTATTTCCTGCCCATTTCCCCGAGGTTGGCTCAAAAAGTAAAGGCCTGAGCACACAACCGGCCAGTGGATATCTTTGCAAAAAGGCCAAGACCTCATCATGTTGCCAATAGGGGGTACCAAAGACGGAAAAGGGCAGGGTGGTACCACGGCCCTCTGAAACATGAGTCCCCTCCCAAATCACCTGGCCCGGATAATTAATTGCTGCCTCAAGAGTCGGCATATTAGGAGAAGGGGCCAGCCAAGGATGCGGGCAGTCAGAAAAATACATATCACGGCGCCAACCCTGGACGGCAACAACCTCCAGATCGGCACCAATAGCGTATTCCTTATTAAAAAAGAGAGCCAGCTCACCAAGAGTCAGGCCATGGCGCATGGGCAGGGCATACATCCCCACAAAGGACCTGCAATCATCACGAAGGAGATTACCCTCTATCTGTTCTCCACCGAGAGGATTAGGACGGTCAAGGATGACAATTTTTTTACCATACTGAGCAGCCGCCTGCAGGCAATAGGCCATGGTATACATAAAGGTGTATACTCGAGTACCAATGTCAGGCAAATCAATAAGCAGGGTATCAAGTTGGTCAAACATCTCCTCGGTGGGTTTTCGGTGTTCACCATAGAGACTGTAGATGGGTAGCCCCGTTGTCAGATCAAGATGATGAGCAGACTCTATCATATTATCCTGCTTTTCTGCGTAAAACCCGTGTTGTGGAGAAAAGAGACAGGTCAGTCGTTTAGCCAGTTTCTCCTGAAGAAGATCCTTGCCATAACGAAAATATCTATTGGTACAGGCCTGATTAGAGAGAAAACCTATCCGATCACCAAAACGAGTGGGAACATCCTGCTGTAAAAAAACTTCCAATCCTATTCTAAACATAAGAGTTTACCAGAGAAAGAGATGAATAAGAGAACCATTTTTACTGTTCACAATAATAGCGCTCTGGCTAAAAGTCAAAACTTCCCTGAGGCGACTATTGATGTCAAAAGGCTCGTAATTAACATTTATTAGCCTTACATTCCCCATCTCATTAAAATTAATCATTTACCAAGGAAAAAAACATGCAAGAAATAACACGACTTATCTGCCAGACAAAAGATTGCCACAGCGAAGGGGAAAAAAGGGTGGAGAGCATAAACCCTCCAATCCACAAGGCCTCCACTCTGCTCTTTGCAAGCTATGCCGACCTGGCACTTGCCAATGAGGGCAAATACCCGGGGCTGACCTACGGCACGGACCGACTTCCTGCCCAACGTGCCTTCGAGGAGGCCCTTTGCCAACTAGAGGGCGGAGAGATCTGTCGCGCCTTTCAATCGGGGATCAACGCCATCGTCCATACCCTGCAGGCCTTCACCAAGGCAGGGGATCATATTGTAGTCTGTGACAATGTCTACTGGCCCACCAGTAACTTCTGCAACAAGGTGTTGAGCAAGTTTGGAGTTGAAATCAGCTATGCCCCATCTGCAGTTGGAGCCGACATCGCTGACTACCTGCGAGACAACACCAGCCTGATCTTTATGGAATCTCCCGGTTCCAATACCTTTGAGATCCAGGACATAGAGGCCATTACCCAGATTGCCCGGGCAAGAGACATTGTCACCATCCTCGATGGCACCTGGGGAACCCCCCTTTATCACAGGGCCCTCTCCTTCGGCGTTGATGTCTCCATCCAATCTGCAACCAAGTATATCTCAGGCCATTCTGATATCCTCCTAGGCACAGCTACAGTGAATCACAAATATGCCGACATCCTGGCTAGGTACTATCAAAGCCTTGAACTCTTCGCCCCCCCTGCCGATTGCTATGCAGCCCTGCGAGGCCTGAAGACCCTCCATGTCCGCCTCAAGCACCATGAACAATCGGCCCTGCAGATCGCAGATTGGCTCGAATCACAGCCGCAAACAGGTAGAATCATCCACCCCGCCCGCCCGGATCATCCGCAGCACAGCAGGTGGAAGAAATACTTCACCGGCTCCTGCGGACTCTTTGCCTTCACCTTCAAAAAAGAACCAAGTGAAAAAGAGCTCGGCGAATTTATCAATGCCCTGCAGTTATTTGGCATTGGCTATAGCTGGGGAGGCTATAAGAGCCTGATTACCGCAGGCAAATATGTAAGAAATGGATCTGATCTGAATGGTAGTACTGTCATTCGTCTTAATATTGGTCTTGAGGCAGTGGAAGACCTCTGCCACGACCTGGCCCAGGCCCTGGCAAGGCTATAAACTCTGATAGGAGAGAGAGGAACCATCTCCAAATCTGGAGGTGGCTGCCCCCCCAGCTTCCAGCAAATGGGCTAGGAAAGCGTCCAAGGCAATTTTTTCGCCTCTTAGAGATGAAATCATTGACAGCATCCGTTTCTATTTATAGAATCAGAGCCCATGAACATATCATCCTCACGACCCAAGGGTCATGATCTCTTTTTCTGGAGCAAAAAATGAAAAGCATCAACGCAGAAGGTTTTTTTGGCGAATATGGCGGACAGTACGTACCCGAACAACTCCTCCCCATTCTCAATGAACTGGCCGCCACCTATGATAAGGTCAAGACCGATCCAGAATTCAGGGCCGAGCTTGATTACTATATGAAAAAATTCTCTGGCCGCCCCACACCACTCTATCACTGCTCCAATCTGAGCCGTGAACTCGGTGGGGCCCAAATTTACCTCAAACGCGAAGATCTCAATCATCTGGGAGCACATAAGGTAAACAATACCCTAGGGCAGATTCTCCTGGCCAAACGAATGGGCAAAAAGAAGATTATCGCCGAAACAGGTGCAGGTCAACATGGCGTCGCGGCAGCGGCAACAGCCGCCCTAATGGGAATGAAATGTACCGTCTATATGGGCAAGGTGGATGTTGAAAGGCAAAAGCTAAACGTTTTTCGCATGCGCATGATGGGCGCTGAGGTAGTTACAGCAACCTCGGGGCAGCAGACCCTCAAAGAGGCCGTTGATGAGGCACTTGCCGCCTGGATGGCAGATGCAGAAGAGTCCTTCTATCTTTTAGGCTCCGCCGTCGGCCCTCACCCCTATCCTCTCATGGTACGTGACTTTCAATCGGTGATCAGTAAAGAGGCCCGGGAGCAATTCCTGACCGACACAGGAAAACTCCCCGATTACTGTGTTGCCTGTATTGGCGGTGGTTCAAATGCCATCGGCATGTTTGCCAACTTCATAGACGACAAGGATGTTCAGCTCATTGGGGTAGAACCCGCGGGACGTGGCCTCAAACTTGGTGATCATGCTGCCAGCCTCTCCTTTGGCTCCCCCGGCATCCTCCACGGTTTCAACTCATATATGCTCAAGGATGAAGCAGGTGATGCAGCCCCTGTATACTCGATCTCTGCAGGACTGGACTATCCAAGCGTTGGCCCCGAGCACTCCTATCTTAAGGATATTGGTCGAGCAAGCTACGAATACGCATCGGATGCTGAAGCGGTAAATGCCTTCTTTACCCTCTCGCAAAAAGAGGGCATCATTCCCGCTCTGGAATCATCTCATGCCCTCGCCCACGTCCTCAAACTCGCCCCCACCCTTTCAACAGAAAAGAGTATCATTGTCTGCCTCTCCGGTCGAGGAGATAAGGATGTGGCCCAGGTTGCAGAGATGATTGAGCAGGGAATTTTCTCCATGCCATAACTGCCCCTCCCCAACCCCACCCCGCCCAGATAGCACTGGCCGGGTGGGATAGCCCCCCATCGCCCCCTCCTCAGCCCCAACATGACCGTCAAAAAAGATCCCACCCATCTCTTAAAAAAATATTGTCAATAACGACAAGCAACAGTACGGTGAAAAATCGCTCCCATTATTTTTATTAAAGACGCAGTGTAATGTCTCTGTTACGGTTCATTACCGAGGCAAGGTCAAAAGAAAGCAACATTCATCACTTAGTCAGGGTGTGTCCATAATTTTAAAATGGTTAATTGTTTTACCTCACCTATTGTGTTTAAATGACGATTTTCGCAGACTCTATCTATAGAAATTGTCCCCTCCAGCCAAAAAGGCAGAGGTCTATTGATGTCATCACTGCCAAGCCTATTAGGCCCCAAAAACTAGCAACAGGAACTTATAAATAATTATAAGAGTGTGATTGCAGAG from the Desulfotalea psychrophila LSv54 genome contains:
- the fabZ gene encoding 3-hydroxyacyl-ACP dehydratase FabZ, producing the protein MSDVITPGEIDIVGILDLLPHRYPFVMVDRILSIDPGKEIVGLKNVTFNEQYFQGHFPGEPVMPGVLMLEGLAQVGCVHAFYTEPDAVGKKLAFFAGVDKARFRKPVRPGDQLIYKVQLVKEKRSIIFMSAKGYVDDQVVVQAELMASFS
- a CDS encoding exo-beta-N-acetylmuramidase NamZ family protein, which encodes MFRIGLEVFLQQDVPTRFGDRIGFLSNQACTNRYFRYGKDLLQEKLAKRLTCLFSPQHGFYAEKQDNMIESAHHLDLTTGLPIYSLYGEHRKPTEEMFDQLDTLLIDLPDIGTRVYTFMYTMAYCLQAAAQYGKKIVILDRPNPLGGEQIEGNLLRDDCRSFVGMYALPMRHGLTLGELALFFNKEYAIGADLEVVAVQGWRRDMYFSDCPHPWLAPSPNMPTLEAAINYPGQVIWEGTHVSEGRGTTLPFSVFGTPYWQHDEVLAFLQRYPLAGCVLRPLLFEPTSGKWAGNTCTGFQLHIQSRKDFNSYRVGMILLQAAMLVYRQQFEYKKPPYEYEYEKLPMDLILGDRALREALEAGESVVTLEQGWQAELLDYDRRRRCYFLYQ
- the metC gene encoding cystathionine beta-lyase, with translation MQEITRLICQTKDCHSEGEKRVESINPPIHKASTLLFASYADLALANEGKYPGLTYGTDRLPAQRAFEEALCQLEGGEICRAFQSGINAIVHTLQAFTKAGDHIVVCDNVYWPTSNFCNKVLSKFGVEISYAPSAVGADIADYLRDNTSLIFMESPGSNTFEIQDIEAITQIARARDIVTILDGTWGTPLYHRALSFGVDVSIQSATKYISGHSDILLGTATVNHKYADILARYYQSLELFAPPADCYAALRGLKTLHVRLKHHEQSALQIADWLESQPQTGRIIHPARPDHPQHSRWKKYFTGSCGLFAFTFKKEPSEKELGEFINALQLFGIGYSWGGYKSLITAGKYVRNGSDLNGSTVIRLNIGLEAVEDLCHDLAQALARL
- the lpxD gene encoding UDP-3-O-(3-hydroxymyristoyl)glucosamine N-acyltransferase; translated protein: MKENITVAMLAELVDGEVIGDGEVLVGNFVSLETAGEGDITFLVKAGDQDLLTSTKAGAVIVHRKVEVESPATLIKVDDAYLAAAKIHTFLLEDEFSPEGIHRSAFVGEGCQISSEVTIKALVSIGNRVVIGPRTRIESGVAIGDDVTIGEDCLLKANVTIADGSQLGNGVTIHSGTVIGSDGYGYATDKMGFHYKRPQVGTVRVDDNVEIGANSCVDRATYGLTWIKSGAKIDNLVQIAHNVVVGENSLIVSQVGISGSTSLGRNVVMGGKAAAVGHLQIGDGVMIAGGSGVLSNLSAGAVVGGIPARPIKQWRKSVVLTTKLPEMQKDIRALKKSVEELAGKN
- the trpB gene encoding tryptophan synthase subunit beta; this translates as MKSINAEGFFGEYGGQYVPEQLLPILNELAATYDKVKTDPEFRAELDYYMKKFSGRPTPLYHCSNLSRELGGAQIYLKREDLNHLGAHKVNNTLGQILLAKRMGKKKIIAETGAGQHGVAAAATAALMGMKCTVYMGKVDVERQKLNVFRMRMMGAEVVTATSGQQTLKEAVDEALAAWMADAEESFYLLGSAVGPHPYPLMVRDFQSVISKEAREQFLTDTGKLPDYCVACIGGGSNAIGMFANFIDDKDVQLIGVEPAGRGLKLGDHAASLSFGSPGILHGFNSYMLKDEAGDAAPVYSISAGLDYPSVGPEHSYLKDIGRASYEYASDAEAVNAFFTLSQKEGIIPALESSHALAHVLKLAPTLSTEKSIIVCLSGRGDKDVAQVAEMIEQGIFSMP